In Alkalihalobacillus sp. FSL W8-0930, a single window of DNA contains:
- a CDS encoding cytochrome b6, with protein sequence MLQKIYDYVDERLDITPMWRDIADHEVPEHVNPAHHFSAFVYCFGGLTFFVTVIQILSGMFLTMYYVPDIINAHASVYYLQNEVAFGVIVRGMHHWGASLVIVMMFLHTLRVFFTGSYKKPRELNWVVGVLIFFVMLGLGFTGYLLPWDNKAYFATVVGLQIAESVPIIGDFTKTLLAGGNIIGAATLTRFFAIHVFFLPAALLGLLGAHFFMIRKQGISGPL encoded by the coding sequence ATGCTTCAAAAAATTTATGATTACGTTGATGAACGTCTAGATATTACGCCTATGTGGCGAGATATCGCTGACCATGAAGTGCCTGAGCATGTCAATCCTGCTCATCATTTCTCAGCATTTGTTTATTGTTTTGGTGGATTGACATTTTTTGTAACAGTTATTCAGATCTTATCTGGTATGTTTTTAACCATGTATTATGTTCCTGATATTATTAATGCCCACGCTTCCGTTTATTATTTACAAAACGAGGTAGCATTTGGTGTCATTGTACGAGGAATGCATCACTGGGGAGCTAGTTTAGTCATAGTTATGATGTTCTTACATACATTACGTGTCTTTTTCACAGGTTCATATAAAAAACCGCGTGAATTAAACTGGGTTGTAGGTGTATTAATTTTCTTCGTAATGTTAGGTCTTGGTTTCACCGGTTACCTACTGCCATGGGATAACAAAGCGTACTTCGCAACGGTCGTTGGACTGCAAATTGCTGAAAGTGTGCCAATTATCGGTGACTTTACAAAAACATTGCTTGCAGGTGGAAATATTATTGGCGCGGCTACGTTAACTCGTTTCTTTGCCATACACGTATTCTTTTTACCGGCAGCACTTCTTGGGTTACTTGGAGCTCACTTCTTTATGATTCGTAAACAAGGGATCTCTGGACCGTTGTAA
- a CDS encoding DUF2487 family protein produces MKWSSKDIQVYQKEKTYIDTVLIPLMPLAFQKEQTKAVLASEYIESISMELERMYQGRILLSLPFTYYSGEKKEEKVNRLESWIEAWREDGAKHILLLTSDSNWRDVDVSERIEWVPAIQLHGLSAKDRANLSADVAQDLSSILTKKWL; encoded by the coding sequence ATGAAATGGTCATCAAAAGACATTCAAGTTTATCAGAAAGAAAAAACGTACATTGATACGGTATTAATTCCACTTATGCCTCTAGCTTTTCAAAAGGAACAAACCAAAGCTGTACTAGCTAGTGAATATATTGAAAGCATCTCTATGGAGCTAGAGCGCATGTATCAGGGAAGAATACTTCTTAGCTTACCCTTTACCTATTATTCTGGTGAAAAAAAAGAAGAGAAAGTGAATCGATTAGAATCGTGGATAGAGGCTTGGAGAGAAGATGGAGCAAAACATATATTATTATTAACGAGTGATTCAAATTGGCGTGATGTTGATGTATCGGAGCGGATTGAGTGGGTACCAGCTATTCAGCTACATGGACTAAGCGCCAAGGACAGAGCAAATCTTAGCGCAGATGTGGCTCAAGATTTGTCTTCAATTTTAACAAAAAAGTGGTTATAA
- a CDS encoding c-type cytochrome — protein MHRGKGMKFVGDSRVKVNGRKPNIPKDYSEYPGKTEAFWPNFLLREWMVGAVFLMGYLCLTVAHPAPLEGLADPTNSAYIPLPDWYFLFLYQLLKYTYASGDYNVLGTVIIPGVAFGALLLAPWLDTGKERRPQRRPIASSMMLLGVIATIFLTWEAVDQHDWVAAAEQGQLVEEGDVDINMEAQGYEIYQSQATCLNCHGETLSGTAMGPNLLETEKSVEEIIDVIHNGQGAMPADQFEGSEEELEILADYIANHGDVEE, from the coding sequence ATGCATCGAGGAAAAGGAATGAAATTTGTTGGAGATTCCAGGGTAAAAGTGAATGGCAGAAAACCAAACATTCCAAAGGATTACTCAGAATATCCTGGTAAAACAGAGGCATTCTGGCCAAACTTCTTATTACGTGAATGGATGGTAGGTGCGGTGTTTTTAATGGGGTACTTGTGTTTAACCGTAGCACACCCTGCACCACTTGAAGGATTAGCTGATCCAACAAACTCTGCTTATATTCCGTTACCTGACTGGTACTTCTTATTTTTGTATCAATTATTAAAGTATACGTATGCTTCCGGAGATTACAATGTCCTTGGAACGGTTATTATTCCAGGGGTTGCGTTCGGTGCGCTTTTACTTGCCCCATGGCTTGATACAGGCAAGGAACGTCGTCCGCAAAGAAGACCAATTGCTTCGTCTATGATGCTGCTTGGTGTGATTGCAACGATTTTCCTAACATGGGAAGCGGTTGACCAACATGACTGGGTAGCTGCTGCCGAGCAAGGTCAATTAGTTGAAGAAGGTGACGTTGACATCAATATGGAAGCCCAGGGCTATGAGATTTATCAAAGCCAAGCGACTTGTTTAAATTGTCACGGGGAAACATTATCGGGGACGGCAATGGGACCAAATCTTCTTGAAACAGAGAAGTCTGTAGAAGAAATTATTGATGTGATTCATAATGGTCAAGGTGCGATGCCTGCTGATCAGTTTGAAGGCTCAGAAGAAGAGCTTGAGATTTTGGCAGATTACATTGCAAATCATGGCGATGTAGAAGAATAA
- a CDS encoding ubiquinol-cytochrome c reductase iron-sulfur subunit: protein MSEKEHKVSRRQFLTYTLTGVGGFMAAGMLMPMARFALDPALKASAESDMHYVCDLDDLTEEPQRFVFSYDQVDAWYESEVQHEAYIFRQGDDVIALSSSCTHLGCTVAYQEDQGEFACPCHGGRFEKNGKNVPNLPPQRPLDRFEVLVEDGRVSVGQVNQQT, encoded by the coding sequence GTGAGCGAGAAAGAGCACAAAGTGTCAAGACGACAATTTTTGACGTATACGCTTACAGGTGTTGGTGGATTTATGGCAGCAGGAATGCTAATGCCAATGGCAAGATTTGCCCTTGATCCGGCTCTAAAAGCAAGTGCTGAATCAGACATGCACTATGTGTGTGATCTAGATGACTTGACTGAAGAACCACAACGATTTGTTTTTTCGTATGATCAAGTAGACGCCTGGTATGAGTCAGAAGTGCAACATGAAGCGTACATATTTAGACAAGGTGATGATGTAATCGCCTTATCCTCTTCCTGTACTCATTTAGGCTGTACAGTAGCGTATCAGGAAGATCAAGGAGAATTTGCTTGTCCATGTCATGGTGGAAGATTTGAGAAAAATGGTAAAAACGTACCGAATTTACCTCCACAGCGTCCACTGGACAGGTTTGAAGTGTTAGTTGAGGATGGACGAGTATCAGTAGGACAAGTGAATCAGCAAACTTAG